One region of Skermanella mucosa genomic DNA includes:
- a CDS encoding site-specific DNA-methyltransferase yields the protein MHQNRILVGDCVTVMNGLPAGSVDMVFADPPYNLQLGGDLLRPNHSRVDGVEEDWDKFADLATYDRFTRDWLAGARHALKDDGCLWVIGSYHNIFRVGAALQDLGFWLLNDIIWRKTNPMPNFRGRRFTNAHETLIWAAKSKEARYHFSYEAMKSLNDDLQMRSDWLFPLCTGQERLKDADGNKAHPTQKPEALLYRCIMASTEPGDVVLDPFFGTGTTGAVAKRLGRSWIGIEREHQYAQVANARIAAVQEAPDKELLYAPTKRQAPRVPFGWLVERGLLNPGATLFDQRRIHTAHVRADGMLIGTNHLGNHCGSIHQVGAAMQGLPACNGWTFWHFETGNGEQRPIDMLRQKVLAELHC from the coding sequence ATGCACCAGAACCGCATCCTGGTCGGCGATTGCGTCACCGTCATGAACGGCCTGCCGGCCGGCTCGGTCGACATGGTGTTCGCCGACCCTCCCTATAACCTGCAACTGGGGGGCGACCTGCTCCGCCCGAACCATTCCCGCGTCGACGGGGTGGAGGAGGACTGGGACAAGTTCGCGGACCTCGCGACCTACGACCGGTTCACCCGCGACTGGCTGGCAGGCGCCCGGCACGCGCTGAAGGACGACGGCTGCCTGTGGGTGATCGGCAGCTACCACAACATCTTCCGCGTCGGCGCGGCGCTCCAGGACCTGGGCTTCTGGCTGCTCAACGACATCATCTGGCGCAAGACCAACCCGATGCCCAACTTCCGGGGCCGCCGCTTCACCAACGCGCACGAGACGCTGATCTGGGCCGCCAAGTCCAAGGAGGCGCGCTACCATTTCTCCTACGAGGCGATGAAGAGCCTCAACGACGATCTCCAGATGCGCAGCGACTGGCTTTTCCCGCTGTGCACCGGCCAGGAGCGGCTGAAGGACGCCGACGGCAACAAGGCCCACCCGACCCAGAAGCCGGAAGCCCTGCTCTACCGCTGCATCATGGCCTCGACCGAGCCGGGCGACGTGGTGCTGGACCCGTTTTTCGGCACCGGCACGACCGGGGCCGTGGCGAAGCGGCTGGGCCGGTCCTGGATCGGCATCGAGCGCGAGCATCAGTACGCCCAGGTCGCCAACGCCCGGATCGCCGCCGTGCAGGAGGCTCCGGACAAGGAACTGCTGTACGCCCCGACCAAGCGACAGGCGCCGCGCGTGCCGTTCGGCTGGCTGGTCGAGCGCGGACTGCTCAATCCCGGGGCGACGCTGTTCGACCAGCGGCGCATCCATACCGCCCATGTCCGGGCCGACGGCATGCTGATCGGCACCAACCATCTGGGCAACCATTGCGGGTCGATCCATCAGGTGGGCGCCGCGATGCAGGGACTTCCGGCGTGCAACGGCTGGACTTTCTGGCACTTCGAGACCGGCAACGGAGAGCAGCGGCCAATCGACATGCTCCGCCAGAAAGTTCTCGCAGAGCTGCATTGCTGA
- a CDS encoding ribonuclease HII → MPDLTHEIAAGYGTGTIVCGVDEVGRGPLAGPVVAAAAILPPEGLPPALAALVNDSKLLKPGVREELAPLIRASATVAIGIADVAEIDRLNILRASLLAMKRAVEALGVRPGVALVDGNKAPDLACPVRTIVGGDAASLSIAAASVVAKVERDRIMAALARTHPGYGWERNAGYPTAEHRKALISLGVTPHHRRSFGPVKVALATQGTKKASPDSEFKK, encoded by the coding sequence ATGCCTGACCTGACTCACGAGATCGCCGCCGGCTACGGCACCGGAACCATCGTCTGCGGCGTGGACGAAGTCGGGCGCGGGCCGCTCGCCGGGCCGGTCGTGGCGGCCGCCGCGATCCTGCCGCCGGAAGGCCTGCCCCCCGCCCTGGCCGCCCTGGTCAACGACAGCAAGCTGCTGAAGCCCGGCGTGCGGGAGGAATTGGCGCCGCTGATCCGCGCCTCCGCGACGGTGGCGATCGGCATCGCCGACGTGGCCGAGATCGACCGGCTCAACATCCTCCGCGCGAGCCTGCTCGCCATGAAGCGGGCGGTCGAGGCGCTTGGCGTCCGGCCCGGCGTGGCGCTGGTGGACGGCAACAAGGCGCCGGATCTGGCCTGCCCCGTGCGGACCATCGTCGGCGGCGACGCCGCGTCGCTGTCGATCGCCGCCGCGTCGGTCGTCGCCAAGGTCGAACGGGACCGGATCATGGCCGCCCTCGCCCGGACCCATCCCGGATACGGTTGGGAGCGAAACGCCGGCTATCCGACGGCGGAACACCGCAAGGCCCTGATTTCATTGGGAGTCACGCCCCACCACCGGCGCAGCTTCGGTCCGGTGAAGGTGGCATTGGCGACTCAGGGTACCAAGAAAGCGAGTCCCGACTCCGAGTTCAAGAAATAA
- a CDS encoding nucleotidyltransferase family protein, with translation MTPSIDIRPKDLETVRDILASVLPAQTEVHVFGSRATGRTKRSSDLDLAIDAGRPLSVRESTVLADGFEESDLPYRVDFVDMHRVGENFRTIIDRDKVPLSMKP, from the coding sequence ATGACACCTTCGATCGACATCCGCCCGAAGGATCTCGAGACTGTCCGGGATATCCTGGCATCGGTGTTACCCGCCCAGACCGAAGTCCATGTCTTCGGCTCGCGCGCGACCGGGAGAACGAAACGCAGTTCCGACCTTGACCTCGCCATCGACGCCGGGCGCCCCCTGTCGGTCCGGGAAAGCACCGTCCTGGCGGACGGGTTCGAGGAGTCGGACCTGCCCTACCGGGTGGATTTCGTGGATATGCACAGGGTCGGCGAAAACTTCCGGACAATCATCGACCGGGACAAGGTGCCGTTGTCGATGAAGCCGTGA
- a CDS encoding HI0074 family nucleotidyltransferase substrate-binding subunit gives MALDLTSLRLAIAQTDEALEFCRSDLAKDTPRLALHLRAAAIQAFEFTYELSYKTLKRYLEETEPNPASVEEMSFNDLIRRGYEAGLLQAELSEWRMFRKQRGTTSHTYDEFKAQDVFDGIPDFLKEARFLLNEIERRQNQTP, from the coding sequence ATGGCACTGGATCTCACGTCGCTCAGGCTTGCAATCGCTCAGACCGACGAAGCGTTGGAGTTCTGCCGTTCCGACCTTGCGAAGGACACCCCGAGACTGGCGTTGCATCTGCGGGCAGCCGCGATCCAGGCTTTCGAGTTCACTTACGAGCTATCGTACAAGACATTGAAGCGCTACCTTGAGGAAACCGAACCCAACCCAGCCAGCGTCGAAGAAATGAGCTTCAACGACCTGATACGTCGCGGCTACGAGGCGGGCCTTCTGCAAGCCGAGCTATCTGAATGGAGGATGTTCCGCAAGCAGCGCGGCACAACCAGCCATACCTATGATGAGTTCAAAGCCCAGGATGTCTTCGATGGCATTCCGGATTTCCTCAAGGAAGCCAGATTTCTTCTGAATGAGATCGAGAGACGGCAGAACCAGACGCCATGA
- a CDS encoding PA0069 family radical SAM protein, producing MDEVTRRALKGRGAISNESSRFERERRVLVDDGWTADGGEDPPPVRTTVLDDRARSVIARNNSPDIPFEQSVNPYRGCEHACIYCFARPTHAYLGLSPGLDFETRLFRKRDAAELLARELRAKSYVCRPLAIGANTDPYQPIEREERITRSVLEVCRDFNQPVCIITKSALVTRDLDILAPMAAKRLASVAVSVTTLDRNLARRMEPRAATPPRRLEAIRELTAAGVPVSVLASPMIPALNDHELEAILEAGAEAGAAGGSYILLRLPLEIKDLFEEWLREHVPDRADRVLSLIRQARAGGLYQSEFGTRMTGTGPIAELLSRRFKLACRRLGLDGRRWDLDCELFRPPPARGDQLPLL from the coding sequence ATGGACGAGGTCACGCGCAGGGCTCTCAAGGGGCGGGGGGCGATCAGCAACGAGAGCTCGCGCTTCGAGCGGGAGCGGCGCGTGCTGGTGGACGACGGCTGGACGGCGGACGGCGGCGAGGATCCGCCGCCGGTCCGGACCACCGTCCTGGACGACCGCGCCCGCAGCGTCATCGCCCGCAACAACTCGCCGGACATCCCGTTCGAGCAGTCGGTGAATCCCTATCGCGGCTGCGAGCACGCCTGCATCTATTGCTTCGCCCGTCCGACCCACGCCTATCTGGGGCTGTCGCCGGGGCTGGATTTCGAGACGCGCCTGTTCCGCAAGCGGGACGCGGCCGAGCTGCTGGCGCGGGAGCTTCGCGCGAAATCCTATGTCTGCCGGCCGCTGGCGATCGGCGCCAACACCGACCCGTACCAGCCGATCGAGCGGGAGGAGCGCATTACCCGCTCGGTGCTGGAGGTCTGCCGGGACTTCAACCAGCCGGTCTGCATCATCACCAAGTCGGCGCTGGTGACCCGCGACCTGGACATCCTGGCCCCGATGGCGGCGAAGCGGCTGGCGAGCGTCGCGGTGTCGGTCACCACGCTCGACCGGAACCTCGCCCGCCGGATGGAGCCGCGCGCCGCGACGCCGCCCCGGCGGCTGGAGGCGATCCGGGAACTGACGGCGGCGGGCGTGCCCGTCTCCGTCCTCGCCAGCCCGATGATCCCCGCCCTCAACGACCACGAGCTGGAAGCGATCCTGGAGGCCGGCGCCGAGGCCGGGGCCGCCGGCGGCAGCTATATCCTGCTGCGGCTGCCGCTGGAGATAAAGGATCTGTTCGAGGAATGGCTGCGCGAGCACGTCCCCGACCGGGCCGACCGCGTGCTGAGCCTGATCCGGCAGGCGCGGGCCGGCGGTCTCTACCAGTCCGAGTTCGGCACCCGCATGACCGGCACCGGCCCGATCGCCGAGCTGTTGTCCCGCCGCTTCAAGCTGGCCTGCCGGCGGCTGGGCCTGGATGGCCGGCGCTGGGACCTGGACTGCGAACTGTTCAGGCCGCCGCCCGCGCGGGGGGACCAATTGCCGCTGCTGTGA
- a CDS encoding addiction module antidote protein, producing MSKIETRPWDIVDSLTNEDRIAAYLEAVLEDGDPELVAAALGDIARAKGMTDIARSTGLGRQSLYKALAPGGNPEFATVLKVIRSLGLRLTVTVDPEGPGT from the coding sequence ATGTCCAAGATCGAAACCCGTCCATGGGACATCGTAGACAGCCTCACCAACGAGGATCGTATCGCTGCATACCTGGAAGCTGTTCTGGAGGACGGCGATCCGGAACTTGTCGCGGCAGCGCTCGGCGATATCGCGCGGGCGAAAGGCATGACGGACATAGCGCGCAGCACCGGGCTGGGGCGACAGAGCCTGTACAAGGCCCTGGCGCCGGGCGGCAATCCGGAGTTCGCAACCGTGCTGAAGGTGATCCGCTCGCTCGGATTGCGCCTCACCGTCACCGTGGACCCTGAAGGTCCAGGGACCTGA
- a CDS encoding aminoglycoside phosphotransferase family protein, translating to MPDRHLPAALRRRLGLDADPVPLPPKGMAHAHLRLPDGVLARVPRWSQIGLDPAANLRHQATAFTRAAPGGHTPRLIGVLEPGADLPMGALLVEKIAGRPPRLPDDMPAIARALASLHALPAEPTANPIRATIQVIERQAPCFARAGLARETLAHLDAELAWVRTLPTTPEPPITLVGTDTHPGNFLIDGQGKAWFVDLEKATDGLPAIDLAHASLYTSTTWDPDVAAVLSPEDTGRFYAAWSEAVPPGMAEAVRPWFGIARRLVWLRTLSWMARWKVEGSTAFGAGIDPRTVAHVRERIEDFFDPATIGRVRDSL from the coding sequence ATGCCTGACCGGCATCTCCCGGCCGCGCTTCGCCGCCGGCTTGGGCTGGACGCCGACCCGGTGCCGCTGCCGCCCAAGGGCATGGCCCACGCGCATCTGCGCCTGCCGGACGGCGTGCTGGCCCGGGTGCCGCGCTGGAGCCAGATCGGCCTCGACCCCGCCGCCAACCTTCGCCACCAGGCGACGGCCTTCACGCGCGCCGCCCCGGGCGGCCACACGCCTCGGCTGATCGGTGTCCTGGAACCCGGCGCGGACCTTCCCATGGGCGCCCTTCTGGTCGAGAAGATCGCCGGCCGCCCGCCCCGCCTGCCCGACGACATGCCGGCCATCGCCCGCGCGCTGGCCTCCCTCCACGCCCTGCCGGCCGAACCCACGGCCAACCCGATCCGCGCCACCATACAGGTGATCGAGCGTCAGGCACCCTGCTTCGCCCGCGCCGGGCTGGCGCGGGAGACCCTGGCCCACCTCGACGCCGAGCTGGCGTGGGTCCGCACCCTGCCGACGACCCCGGAGCCCCCCATAACCTTGGTCGGCACCGACACCCATCCCGGCAACTTCCTGATCGACGGGCAGGGAAAGGCCTGGTTCGTGGACCTGGAGAAGGCGACCGACGGGCTTCCCGCGATCGACCTGGCGCACGCCAGTCTCTACACCTCGACCACCTGGGACCCGGACGTCGCGGCGGTTCTGTCGCCGGAAGACACCGGCCGGTTTTACGCCGCCTGGAGCGAAGCCGTGCCGCCCGGAATGGCCGAGGCGGTGCGTCCCTGGTTCGGCATCGCCCGCCGTCTGGTCTGGCTGCGCACCCTGTCCTGGATGGCCCGCTGGAAGGTGGAAGGTTCGACCGCCTTCGGCGCCGGCATCGACCCGCGCACCGTCGCCCACGTGCGGGAGCGGATCGAAGACTTCTTCGACCCGGCGACGATCGGGCGGGTGCGTGATAGCCTTTGA
- the moaB gene encoding molybdenum cofactor biosynthesis protein B, with the protein MAKIDDSRPFLAVNIAVLTVSDTRVEADDKSGNTLVERLTADGHRLAARAIVKDDIPAIIAQVQSWIADPGIDVVISTGGTGVTGRDVTPEAFHAIYDKEIPGFGELFRMISYEKVGTSTIQSRATGGVTGGTYLFALPGSPSACRDAWDGILKFQLDNRHRPCNLVELMPRLMEHMKPAGA; encoded by the coding sequence ATGGCAAAGATTGACGACTCCCGGCCCTTCCTCGCGGTCAATATCGCGGTCCTGACCGTGTCGGACACGCGGGTGGAGGCCGACGACAAGTCGGGCAACACCCTGGTGGAGCGCCTGACCGCCGACGGCCACCGTCTTGCCGCCCGCGCCATCGTCAAGGACGACATCCCCGCGATCATCGCACAGGTCCAGTCCTGGATCGCCGATCCCGGCATCGACGTGGTGATCTCGACCGGCGGCACCGGCGTGACCGGTCGGGACGTGACGCCCGAGGCGTTCCACGCGATCTACGACAAGGAGATCCCCGGCTTCGGCGAGCTGTTCCGCATGATCAGCTACGAGAAGGTCGGCACCTCGACGATCCAGAGCCGGGCGACCGGCGGAGTGACCGGCGGGACCTACCTGTTCGCCCTGCCCGGCTCGCCCAGCGCCTGCCGCGACGCCTGGGACGGCATCCTGAAGTTCCAGCTCGACAACCGGCACCGGCCCTGCAATCTCGTGGAGCTGATGCCCCGCCTGATGGAGCACATGAAGCCCGCCGGTGCCTGA
- a CDS encoding lytic transglycosylase domain-containing protein, translating into MEAPVVPSRQTRATAHDSQLTVQEAARYRRIFELQDAGDWDAADRLVGQVTDMRLIGHVEYQRLMHPSYKATYHELRGWLERFADHAGADKVYQLALRRMARGERKPPAPRGVAASLPAGQNGAYASDRGLQAAVPRRGEAVQAPIQAAKAAGDGPVLPAGAVTVAASAAVAAPPKPEPASPASGAGSWSAGIAAWRIGQDDKAARHFQAFAQSDSASPWDRSAGAYWAARAHQRARRADEAARWLGEAAKHPRTFYGLIARQALGNISDAGLRVPILTRRHVRVLAEHPAGRRAIALVQAGRRESAEQELRRIEARGNATLEEALVALADMAGMPSLAMRLGSVLTDSDGTAYDSALYPLPPWEPRGGFTVDRALLFALMRQESRFEPDARSGAGARGLMQLMPNTASYVADKLTPDILDSIQLNSPRGKPDLYEPEVNLTLGQHYVRYLMDQKGIGDNLILTVAAYNAGPGNLQRWRRRLSRIKDPLLFIESLPVRETRTFVEQVLTNYWIYSQRLGRPLPSLEAIAGGRWPVYMAVDGEVPTPKAVQQVASDGKD; encoded by the coding sequence GTGGAGGCCCCGGTCGTACCCAGCCGGCAGACCCGCGCCACCGCCCACGATTCGCAGCTTACGGTGCAGGAAGCGGCGCGCTACCGCCGGATCTTCGAGCTTCAGGATGCCGGCGACTGGGACGCCGCCGACAGGCTGGTCGGCCAGGTGACCGACATGCGCCTGATCGGCCATGTCGAGTACCAGCGGCTGATGCATCCCTCCTACAAGGCCACCTACCACGAGCTTCGCGGCTGGCTGGAGCGGTTCGCCGACCATGCCGGCGCCGACAAGGTCTATCAGCTGGCCCTGCGCCGCATGGCCCGGGGCGAGCGCAAGCCGCCGGCCCCGCGCGGCGTGGCTGCCTCCCTCCCCGCCGGGCAGAACGGCGCCTATGCTTCCGACCGCGGACTCCAGGCCGCCGTCCCGCGCCGCGGAGAAGCGGTCCAGGCCCCGATCCAGGCCGCCAAGGCGGCGGGGGACGGCCCCGTTCTGCCGGCCGGTGCCGTGACGGTCGCCGCGTCGGCGGCCGTGGCCGCTCCTCCCAAGCCGGAACCGGCGTCCCCCGCGTCCGGCGCGGGAAGCTGGAGCGCCGGCATCGCGGCCTGGCGGATCGGGCAGGACGACAAGGCCGCCCGGCACTTCCAGGCCTTCGCCCAGTCCGACTCGGCATCCCCCTGGGACCGTTCGGCCGGCGCCTACTGGGCCGCCCGGGCTCACCAGCGCGCCCGGCGCGCCGACGAGGCCGCCAGATGGCTGGGCGAGGCGGCGAAGCATCCCCGGACCTTCTACGGCCTGATCGCCAGGCAAGCCCTCGGCAACATCTCCGACGCCGGCCTGCGGGTGCCGATCCTGACGCGGCGCCACGTCCGCGTCCTGGCCGAGCATCCGGCCGGCCGGCGCGCCATCGCCCTGGTCCAGGCCGGCCGGCGCGAGAGCGCCGAGCAGGAACTGCGCCGCATCGAGGCGCGCGGCAACGCGACGCTGGAAGAGGCGCTGGTCGCCCTGGCCGACATGGCCGGGATGCCGTCGCTCGCCATGCGGCTCGGCAGCGTGCTGACCGACTCGGACGGAACGGCCTACGACTCGGCGCTCTATCCCCTGCCCCCGTGGGAACCGCGCGGAGGCTTCACCGTGGACCGCGCGCTGCTGTTCGCCCTGATGCGTCAGGAAAGCCGGTTCGAGCCGGACGCGCGGAGCGGCGCCGGTGCCAGGGGCCTCATGCAGCTGATGCCCAACACCGCCAGCTATGTCGCCGACAAGCTGACGCCCGACATACTGGATTCCATCCAGCTGAACTCCCCCCGGGGCAAGCCGGACCTGTACGAGCCGGAAGTCAACCTGACCCTGGGCCAGCACTATGTGCGCTATCTGATGGACCAGAAGGGGATCGGGGACAACCTGATCCTGACCGTCGCCGCCTATAACGCCGGCCCGGGGAACCTCCAGCGCTGGCGGCGCAGACTGTCCCGGATCAAGGACCCGCTGCTGTTCATCGAGAGCCTGCCGGTCCGCGAGACGCGCACCTTCGTCGAGCAGGTGCTGACCAATTACTGGATCTACAGCCAGCGCCTGGGCCGGCCGCTGCCGTCCCTGGAGGCCATTGCGGGCGGCCGGTGGCCGGTTTATATGGCTGTGGACGGCGAGGTTCCCACGCCGAAGGCAGTTCAGCAGGTGGCTTCCGATGGCAAAGATTGA
- a CDS encoding uracil-DNA glycosylase, protein MRDIVALLRWHLDVGVDEAIADIPTDWTKVVARAAPAPAAAAPGQARQGAGSGTGGRTLPPRTAPAAGARPVQQPLLGTPAAGATARAMAAEAGDLDALRAAMAAFEGCALKTTATNLVFADGNPKARLMLIGEAPGEDEDRQGRPFVGKSGKLLDQMLACIGLDRTQVYITNILPWRPPGNRKPNPNEIQTCLPFVERHVELVAPEGLMLLGGTSASALLNRTDGIMRLRGRWFEFTPSAGARSIPVLPTYHPAFLLRQPAMKRDAWRDLVAFKKKFLVT, encoded by the coding sequence ATGCGCGATATCGTCGCTCTGCTGCGCTGGCACCTGGATGTCGGCGTGGACGAGGCGATCGCGGACATTCCGACGGACTGGACGAAGGTCGTCGCGCGCGCGGCGCCGGCGCCGGCTGCCGCAGCACCCGGACAGGCGCGGCAGGGGGCCGGTTCCGGAACCGGCGGCCGCACCCTGCCCCCGCGCACGGCCCCGGCGGCCGGTGCGCGCCCGGTCCAGCAGCCCCTGCTCGGCACGCCCGCGGCGGGCGCCACGGCGCGCGCCATGGCGGCCGAAGCCGGCGACCTCGACGCGCTGCGCGCCGCCATGGCGGCGTTCGAGGGATGCGCGCTGAAGACGACCGCCACCAACCTGGTGTTCGCCGACGGCAATCCCAAGGCGCGGCTGATGCTGATCGGCGAGGCGCCGGGCGAGGACGAGGATCGCCAGGGGCGTCCCTTCGTCGGCAAGAGCGGCAAGCTGCTGGACCAGATGCTGGCCTGCATCGGGCTCGACCGGACCCAGGTCTACATCACCAACATCCTGCCCTGGCGCCCGCCCGGCAACCGCAAGCCCAACCCCAACGAGATCCAGACCTGCCTGCCCTTCGTCGAGCGGCACGTGGAGCTGGTGGCGCCCGAAGGGCTGATGCTGCTGGGCGGCACCTCGGCGAGCGCCCTGCTGAACCGGACCGACGGCATCATGCGGCTGCGCGGCCGCTGGTTCGAGTTCACCCCCTCGGCCGGCGCCAGATCGATTCCCGTCCTCCCCACCTACCACCCGGCCTTCCTGCTGCGGCAGCCGGCCATGAAGCGCGACGCCTGGCGCGACCTGGTGGCTTTCAAGAAAAAATTTCTGGTGACCTAG
- a CDS encoding electron transfer flavoprotein-ubiquinone oxidoreductase has product MEREVMEYDVVIVGAGPSGLSAAIRLKQLAAEQEHEVSVCILEKGSEVGAHLLSGAVLEPRALDELIPDWKDKGAPLNTPATEDYFLHLTEKRSRRLKTPPQMNNHGNYIISLGEFGRWLAAQAEELGVEIYPGFAAAEVLYREDGSVKGVATGDMGIGKDGEKTDAYTPGMELHARQTLFAEGCRGSLAKGLMERFELRRDCDPQTYGIGIKELWEIDPAKHKAGLVVHTIGWPMDEKTYGGSWMYHMADNQVSIGFVIGLDYENPHLSPFDEFQRFKLHPDIRKYLEGGRRISYGARALSEGGFQSIPKLTFPGGCLIGDSAGFLNVPKIKGNHTAMKSGMVCAEAVFDLLRSEAGEVEAAAYPERLKESWLWEELYHVRNIRPSFRRGLWGGIAYSAFDTFVMRGKAPWTFHNHADHLQLKKASEMPKIQYPKPDGVLTFDRLSSVFISNTNHEENQPAHLTLKDPTIPIRINLPDYDAPEQRYCPAGVYEIVRDDSGANPRLQINAQNCVHCKTCDIKDPTQNINWVVPEGGGGPNYPNM; this is encoded by the coding sequence ATGGAACGCGAGGTAATGGAATACGATGTCGTGATCGTCGGAGCCGGGCCATCGGGCCTGAGCGCCGCGATCCGGCTGAAACAGCTCGCCGCCGAGCAGGAACACGAGGTATCGGTCTGCATCCTGGAGAAGGGCTCCGAGGTCGGCGCCCACCTGCTCTCCGGGGCGGTCCTGGAGCCGCGGGCGCTGGACGAGCTGATCCCGGACTGGAAGGACAAGGGGGCACCGCTCAATACGCCGGCCACGGAGGATTACTTCCTCCACCTGACGGAGAAGCGCTCCCGCCGGCTGAAGACGCCGCCGCAGATGAACAACCACGGCAACTATATCATCAGCCTGGGCGAGTTCGGACGCTGGCTGGCGGCCCAGGCCGAGGAGCTGGGCGTCGAGATCTATCCCGGATTCGCCGCCGCCGAGGTGCTGTACCGCGAGGACGGCTCGGTCAAGGGTGTGGCGACCGGCGACATGGGGATCGGCAAGGACGGCGAGAAGACCGACGCCTACACGCCGGGCATGGAGCTGCACGCCCGCCAGACCCTGTTCGCCGAGGGCTGCCGCGGCTCGCTGGCCAAGGGGCTGATGGAGCGCTTCGAGCTGCGCCGGGACTGCGACCCGCAGACCTACGGCATCGGCATCAAGGAGCTGTGGGAGATCGACCCGGCGAAGCACAAGGCCGGGCTGGTGGTCCACACCATCGGCTGGCCGATGGACGAGAAGACCTACGGCGGCTCGTGGATGTACCACATGGCCGACAACCAGGTCTCCATCGGCTTCGTCATCGGGCTGGACTACGAGAACCCTCATCTGTCGCCGTTCGACGAGTTCCAGCGCTTCAAGCTGCACCCCGACATCCGCAAGTACCTGGAGGGCGGGCGGCGGATCTCCTACGGCGCCCGGGCGCTCAGCGAGGGGGGCTTCCAGTCGATCCCGAAGCTGACCTTCCCAGGCGGCTGCCTGATCGGCGACAGCGCCGGGTTCCTGAACGTGCCGAAGATCAAGGGCAACCACACCGCCATGAAGAGCGGCATGGTGTGCGCCGAGGCGGTGTTCGACCTGCTGAGGTCCGAGGCCGGCGAGGTCGAGGCGGCGGCATATCCGGAGCGGCTGAAGGAAAGCTGGCTGTGGGAGGAGCTGTACCATGTCCGCAACATCCGGCCGTCGTTCCGGCGCGGGCTGTGGGGCGGCATCGCGTACTCGGCGTTCGACACCTTCGTGATGCGGGGCAAGGCGCCGTGGACGTTCCACAACCACGCCGACCATCTCCAGCTCAAGAAGGCGAGCGAGATGCCGAAGATCCAGTACCCCAAGCCCGACGGGGTGCTGACCTTCGACCGGCTGTCGTCGGTGTTCATCTCCAACACCAACCATGAGGAAAACCAGCCGGCGCACCTGACGCTGAAGGACCCGACGATCCCGATCCGGATCAACCTGCCGGACTACGACGCGCCGGAGCAGCGCTACTGCCCGGCGGGGGTGTACGAGATCGTGCGGGACGACTCCGGCGCCAACCCCAGGCTCCAGATCAACGCGCAGAACTGCGTCCACTGCAAGACCTGCGACATCAAGGACCCGACCCAGAACATCAACTGGGTCGTCCCCGAGGGCGGTGGCGGACCGAACTATCCGAATATGTAG
- a CDS encoding serine hydrolase domain-containing protein: MMEAALREISSRFVTGVGRAGVAIIHGADRWSGRVGRDGTVAGKSGRYLLYSFTKTLMAAAALRLVDRGRLDPDHPLEEPAVPGSIAGRITLRQLLHHGAGLTDYGGIPAYHAAVRAGQEPWTDDEFWDRTGAGRLLFEPGRGWAYSNIGYMLVRRILCRETGLGFGAMLEDLVFGPLGVADAFVPVTRADLEGLNLGPSRYLGNGGPPVPVAARYHPGWVSHGVAAATPDAAACLLHRIMAGALLSPPLLDRMTAARRVADPIQGRPWIEPGYGLGLMVELAPGGSGAAGHTGGGPGCSPAVFHFKGKRQPLTICVITDGEDVGQAETMAVAASARFP; the protein is encoded by the coding sequence ATGATGGAAGCAGCCCTGAGGGAGATATCGTCCCGGTTCGTCACAGGCGTAGGCCGGGCCGGCGTGGCGATCATCCACGGTGCCGACCGATGGTCCGGACGGGTCGGACGGGACGGCACCGTCGCGGGGAAGTCCGGCCGGTACCTGCTCTACAGCTTCACGAAGACGCTGATGGCCGCGGCGGCGCTCCGCCTGGTGGACAGGGGGCGGCTCGATCCCGATCACCCCCTGGAGGAGCCCGCCGTGCCGGGGTCGATCGCCGGCCGGATCACGCTGCGCCAGCTTCTCCACCACGGTGCCGGGCTGACCGACTATGGCGGCATTCCCGCATACCATGCGGCTGTGAGGGCCGGGCAGGAACCCTGGACCGATGACGAGTTCTGGGACCGGACGGGCGCCGGGCGGCTGCTGTTCGAGCCCGGCCGGGGCTGGGCCTATTCCAATATCGGATACATGCTGGTCCGCCGGATCCTGTGCCGGGAAACCGGTCTGGGCTTCGGCGCCATGCTGGAGGACCTCGTCTTCGGGCCGCTGGGAGTGGCCGACGCCTTCGTGCCCGTCACCCGGGCCGACCTGGAGGGACTGAACCTGGGGCCGAGCCGCTATCTCGGGAACGGCGGGCCACCGGTGCCGGTCGCCGCCCGCTATCATCCCGGCTGGGTGTCGCACGGCGTCGCCGCCGCGACTCCGGACGCCGCGGCATGCCTGCTCCACCGCATCATGGCCGGCGCGCTGCTTTCCCCTCCTCTGCTGGATCGGATGACGGCGGCCCGGCGGGTCGCCGATCCGATCCAGGGCCGGCCCTGGATCGAACCGGGCTACGGATTGGGGCTGATGGTCGAACTGGCCCCCGGCGGTTCCGGCGCGGCAGGGCACACCGGCGGCGGCCCCGGATGCAGCCCGGCCGTCTTCCACTTCAAGGGCAAGCGGCAGCCGCTGACCATCTGCGTGATCACTGACGGGGAGGACGTCGGCCAAGCCGAGACCATGGCCGTGGCCGCGTCCGCCCGGTTCCCCTGA